In Nicotiana tabacum cultivar K326 chromosome 21, ASM71507v2, whole genome shotgun sequence, one DNA window encodes the following:
- the LOC107764917 gene encoding uncharacterized protein LOC107764917 — translation MANSSINLQQFNQTVISLSNFTNLSSLSFPAYSKVHLHKHHQFKKINTTLYHFRLFSRRSFLEYEDEDDLNSDNYSFQEAVALFNSRDYYRCHDVLEALWNQSQEPIRTLLHGILQCAVGFHHLFNQNHKGAMMELGEGLCKLRKFNFENGPFHEFEKEISEVLDFIYRTQLELAACGDDICVTLDQSERSYQLLGGYAAGQKLYSLENDQDYYYLVFSSGRYHGNIEYLRIKLPTIDASEGNLKELEYI, via the exons ATGGCTAACTCATCCATCAATCTCCAACAATTCAACCAAACTGTAATATCCTTGTCTAACTTCACAAACTTATCTTCACTCTCTTTTCCGGCCTACTCAAAGGTTCATCTCCATAAACATCATCAATTCAAGAAGATCAACACCACGTTATATCATTTCCGTCTATTTTCTCGAAGAAGTTTTTTGGAATACGAAGATGAAGATGATCTAAACTCAGATAATTACAGTTTCCAAGAAGCTGTAGCACTTTTTAATAGCAGAGATTATTACAG ATGTCATGACGTCCTTGAAGCCCTTTGGAACCAATCCCAAGAGCCAATTCGAACTCTACTTCATGGAATTCTTCAATGTGCAGTTGGATTCCATCACCTTTTCAACCAAAATCACAAAGGAGCTATGATGGAATTGGGAGAAGGGCTATGCAAGCTTAGAAAATTTAACTTTGAAAATGGACCATTTCATGAGTTTGAGAAAGAAATTTCAGAAGTTTTGGATTTCATATATAGAACACAACTAGAACTTGCTGCATGtggtgatgatatttgtgtaaCTCTTGATCAATCAGAAAGATCGTATCAACTTCTTGGTGGCTATGCAGCAGGCCAAAAACTTTATAGCTTGGAAAATGACCAAGATTATTATTACCTTGTTTTTTCTTCTGGAAGATATCATGGTAATATAGAATATCTTAGGATAAAACTTCCAACAATTGATGCTTCTGAAGGAAATTTGAAGGAGTTGGAGTATATTTGA